Proteins from a genomic interval of Nitrospina gracilis Nb-211:
- the asnS gene encoding asparagine--tRNA ligase: MDKSKRARVKELLTKGEPRDDVIVEGWVKTRRDSKGGFSFLEINDGSCQKNIQAIVDHSLDAYKDNEKKLHTGSCVGVRGKLVASQGKGQSVEIQAGELWVYGGADPETYPLQKKYHSLEFLREISHLRPRTNTIGAVMRVRNRLAYSIHRFFQDRGFVYLHTPIITTSDCEGAGEMFQVTTLDLNQVPKDNGQVNYGEDFFGRKANLTVSGQLEGEIYAMALSLIYTFGPTFRAENSNTSRHLAEFWMVEPEMAFYDLDDDMDLAEEFIQYLFKDVLETCAEDLEFFNNRIDKHLIETLTHVAENQFERIPYSDAIHLLEKSSEKFTYSVEWGCNLQAEHERYLAEKHFKKPVIIYNYPESIKPFYMKLNDDRETVRAMDVLLPRLGEIIGGSQREDDLDTLQRRIQEKGLDPEEYWWYLDLRRFGSAPHSGFGLGFERLVQFVSGVENIRDVIPFPRTPKHAGF; the protein is encoded by the coding sequence ATGGATAAAAGCAAACGCGCCCGCGTGAAAGAACTGCTGACAAAGGGCGAGCCGCGCGACGACGTCATCGTCGAAGGCTGGGTGAAGACCCGCCGGGACTCCAAGGGCGGCTTCTCGTTTCTGGAAATCAACGACGGCTCCTGCCAGAAAAACATTCAAGCCATAGTCGATCACTCCCTCGACGCTTATAAGGATAACGAAAAGAAACTCCATACCGGAAGTTGTGTCGGTGTTCGCGGCAAGCTGGTGGCCTCGCAGGGCAAGGGGCAGTCGGTGGAAATCCAGGCGGGCGAGCTGTGGGTGTACGGCGGCGCCGATCCGGAAACCTATCCGCTTCAGAAAAAATACCATTCGCTGGAGTTTTTGCGCGAGATCTCCCACCTGCGTCCGCGCACCAATACCATCGGCGCGGTCATGCGCGTAAGAAACCGCCTCGCGTACTCCATCCACCGCTTCTTCCAAGACCGCGGCTTTGTTTACCTGCATACGCCGATCATCACCACCAGCGACTGCGAAGGCGCGGGCGAGATGTTCCAGGTGACGACGCTCGACCTCAACCAGGTGCCGAAAGACAACGGGCAGGTGAACTACGGCGAGGATTTTTTCGGGCGCAAGGCGAACCTCACCGTGAGCGGTCAGTTGGAAGGCGAGATCTATGCGATGGCGCTGTCGCTCATTTACACCTTCGGCCCCACGTTCCGTGCGGAAAATTCCAACACCAGCCGGCACCTCGCCGAGTTCTGGATGGTGGAGCCGGAGATGGCGTTCTATGACCTCGACGACGACATGGACCTCGCGGAAGAGTTCATCCAGTACCTGTTCAAGGACGTGCTGGAGACCTGCGCCGAGGACCTGGAGTTTTTCAACAACCGCATCGACAAGCACCTGATTGAAACGCTGACGCACGTTGCCGAAAATCAGTTCGAACGCATCCCGTATTCCGACGCCATCCACCTGCTGGAGAAGAGCAGTGAAAAGTTCACCTACTCGGTGGAGTGGGGTTGCAACCTGCAGGCCGAGCATGAACGGTACCTGGCCGAAAAGCATTTCAAGAAGCCGGTGATCATTTACAACTATCCGGAATCGATCAAGCCGTTTTACATGAAGCTCAACGACGACCGCGAGACGGTGCGCGCGATGGATGTGCTTTTGCCCAGGCTGGGCGAGATCATCGGCGGCAGTCAGCGCGAGGACGATCTGGATACGTTGCAACGGCGCATCCAGGAGAAGGGACTCGACCCCGAGGAGTACTGGTGGTACCTGGACCTGCGCCGCTTCGGCAGTGCGCCGCACAGCGGCTTCGGACTTGGGTTCGAACGGCTGGTGCAGTTCGTCAGCGGCGTCGAGAATATCCGCGACGTCATTCCTTTCCCCCGCACCCCCAAGCACGCGGGCTTTTAA
- the rlmD gene encoding 23S rRNA (uracil(1939)-C(5))-methyltransferase RlmD, with protein sequence MAKQKLEIPVRVGDEVELEVESLASSGDGVSHHHGYTLFVPHSLPGDRVKAHVTKTTKRFGVTRVVARLHSTPDRVDAPCAVFPECGGCKIQDWDYARQMAFKVQQVQDALAHIGGLNIAVEIDPVPADMPLYYRNKANYAIDRRGRNASIGFYRQGTHHVVDHVECHTLMEPITHIKEWLRELIESHSLSIYKEQRHTGFLRGLVVRHSAATGEALVGLVTTPGEFSKKFLSNLTDEGTLKRFGIQGIVHNINHAKTNIILGPENITLWGQDFFREKLGELEFHLSLPSFFQVNPYQSVKLYGIVQSWVEGTAGAVLDAYCGNGGISLWLAKAGCEVVGIDSAASNIEDAEQSARLNGITTCRFWNLPLERAFQLKEELAAVKTVVIDPPRKGCSPEVVAGILEMKPDRIIYVSCNPATLARDLSLMPGYAVRAIKVIDMFPQTQHVEAAVLLERE encoded by the coding sequence TTGGCCAAACAGAAATTGGAAATCCCCGTTCGTGTCGGTGACGAGGTCGAACTGGAAGTCGAATCGCTGGCATCGAGCGGCGACGGCGTCAGCCACCACCACGGCTACACGCTGTTCGTACCGCACTCCCTGCCCGGAGACCGGGTGAAAGCGCACGTCACCAAAACCACAAAACGATTCGGCGTCACCCGCGTTGTCGCACGCCTGCACTCGACGCCCGACCGCGTGGACGCGCCGTGCGCGGTGTTTCCCGAATGCGGCGGGTGCAAAATTCAGGACTGGGATTACGCCCGGCAGATGGCATTCAAGGTTCAGCAGGTGCAGGACGCATTGGCGCACATCGGCGGGTTGAACATCGCAGTGGAGATCGATCCCGTTCCCGCCGATATGCCGCTCTACTACCGCAACAAGGCCAACTACGCCATCGACAGACGCGGCCGGAATGCGTCCATCGGTTTCTACAGGCAGGGCACGCATCACGTGGTCGATCACGTCGAATGCCACACGCTGATGGAACCGATCACGCATATCAAGGAATGGTTGCGGGAGTTGATCGAAAGTCACAGCCTGTCGATTTACAAGGAACAGCGTCACACCGGATTTCTGCGCGGGCTGGTGGTGCGGCATTCGGCGGCAACGGGCGAGGCGCTGGTGGGGCTGGTCACCACGCCCGGAGAGTTTTCCAAGAAGTTTCTATCTAACCTCACCGACGAAGGCACGCTGAAACGGTTCGGGATTCAGGGCATCGTGCACAACATCAACCACGCGAAGACCAACATCATCCTCGGCCCGGAAAACATCACGTTGTGGGGACAGGATTTTTTCCGCGAGAAGCTGGGGGAGTTGGAATTTCACCTGTCCCTGCCGTCGTTCTTTCAGGTCAACCCGTACCAGTCGGTCAAACTCTACGGCATCGTGCAGAGCTGGGTGGAGGGAACGGCCGGTGCGGTTCTGGACGCCTACTGCGGCAACGGCGGCATCAGCCTGTGGCTGGCGAAAGCGGGATGCGAGGTGGTGGGCATCGATTCCGCCGCCTCGAACATCGAGGACGCGGAGCAAAGCGCGCGGCTGAACGGGATCACCACCTGCCGGTTTTGGAACCTGCCTCTGGAACGGGCGTTCCAGCTTAAAGAAGAACTGGCGGCGGTGAAGACCGTGGTGATCGATCCGCCGCGCAAGGGCTGTTCACCGGAAGTGGTCGCGGGAATTCTGGAGATGAAACCGGACCGCATCATCTACGTCTCATGCAATCCGGCCACGTTGGCGCGCGACCTTTCGCTCATGCCGGGCTATGCGGTGCGCGCCATCAAGGTGATCGACATGTTCCCGCAGACGCAACACGTGGAAGCGGCGGTCCTGCTGGAACGCGAGTGA
- a CDS encoding phosphorylase family protein — MEHHLCIIGAIREEIAGIKGRMRIDKSVKLNGASAFVGTWEGFRLVLVRSGVGRTRAVNALKQVCENFPLAQAISIGFAGGLDPALQVGDLLVADTITMVRDGAAVTTESMAIPTALVNQAMVVACPEGATAYQGTLVTVDDVVSHPDDKKKLGQACDALGVDMETFELAKEAERREVQFLSVRAITDTVEQALMNCSHLVDADGNVSTLKAGWHVLTHPGDLTGMIELGRHARLATANLTSYLKEYLHCLK; from the coding sequence ATGGAACATCACCTGTGCATCATTGGCGCCATCCGGGAAGAGATTGCGGGCATCAAGGGCCGCATGCGCATCGACAAATCGGTCAAGCTGAACGGCGCATCCGCGTTTGTCGGCACCTGGGAAGGTTTCCGTCTTGTGCTGGTGCGCTCCGGCGTGGGACGCACGCGTGCCGTCAATGCACTGAAGCAGGTGTGCGAGAACTTTCCGCTCGCGCAGGCGATCTCCATAGGCTTTGCCGGGGGGCTCGACCCCGCGCTTCAGGTCGGCGACCTCCTGGTCGCCGATACCATCACGATGGTCCGCGACGGTGCGGCGGTGACCACCGAATCGATGGCCATCCCCACTGCATTGGTCAACCAGGCGATGGTGGTGGCCTGCCCGGAAGGTGCGACCGCGTACCAGGGCACGCTGGTGACGGTGGACGACGTCGTCAGTCACCCGGACGACAAAAAAAAGCTGGGACAGGCCTGCGACGCATTGGGGGTGGATATGGAAACGTTTGAGCTGGCGAAGGAAGCCGAACGGCGCGAGGTCCAGTTTCTGTCCGTGCGCGCCATCACCGACACGGTGGAGCAGGCGCTGATGAATTGCTCGCACCTGGTCGATGCCGACGGCAACGTCTCGACCCTGAAAGCCGGGTGGCACGTGCTGACGCATCCCGGCGATCTCACCGGCATGATCGAACTCGGCCGTCACGCGCGTCTTGCCACCGCCAACCTGACGTCTTATTTGAAAGAATACCTGCACTGCCTGAAATGA
- a CDS encoding helix-turn-helix domain-containing protein — protein sequence MIIGERIRQARELNGLTQKEFGGKIGLSQPHVAKLENGLLDVDNNLLNKIVFASGLSIEFFRKPTYVDLPLGSLLFRSRKISLKQKNQIVQQAKLLFELHQFLEELTSPIPLTLPQISEDPKLSAQLTRSSLGLGPETPIKKLIFSLECAGVVVLALPKAFQKFDAFSTWIMNKGKRPAIVFSKTESGDRLKFSLAHELGHLVMHLPELNRDIKTLEKEADQFAGEFLFPEKSARSELIPPITLKNLIPLKNKWGLSLQALIRRSYDLDIISNRQYKYLNQQISIKKWKQKEPAFGVPIEKPRSIAQMAEMLFGNPVQIKRFSKDVKIPTKVLKDILESYNLKSPPNDPVIPPIKQGILFNFKNP from the coding sequence ATGATAATTGGGGAAAGAATAAGACAAGCTAGAGAATTAAACGGCTTAACTCAAAAAGAATTTGGGGGGAAAATAGGCCTCTCCCAGCCCCATGTAGCAAAATTGGAAAATGGGTTGCTTGATGTTGATAACAACCTTTTAAATAAAATTGTATTTGCTAGCGGGCTATCAATTGAGTTCTTTAGGAAACCAACTTACGTTGACTTACCGTTAGGTTCCCTTTTATTTAGATCAAGAAAAATATCATTAAAGCAAAAAAACCAAATCGTCCAACAAGCAAAATTGTTATTCGAGCTCCATCAATTCTTGGAGGAATTGACATCCCCTATACCGTTGACATTACCCCAGATTAGCGAGGATCCTAAACTTTCCGCGCAACTAACACGTTCAAGTCTGGGCTTAGGCCCTGAAACCCCGATAAAGAAACTAATTTTCTCATTGGAATGTGCGGGAGTCGTAGTATTGGCGCTTCCAAAAGCATTTCAAAAGTTTGATGCTTTCTCCACATGGATAATGAACAAAGGAAAACGTCCCGCAATTGTTTTTTCAAAAACGGAATCGGGTGACAGATTGAAGTTTAGCCTTGCCCACGAACTTGGCCACTTAGTAATGCATTTACCCGAATTAAATAGGGATATTAAAACGTTAGAAAAAGAGGCCGATCAATTCGCTGGGGAATTTTTATTTCCTGAAAAGAGCGCAAGGTCAGAATTGATTCCTCCCATTACTTTAAAAAACCTTATTCCCTTAAAAAACAAATGGGGCCTTTCTTTGCAAGCTCTAATTAGAAGGTCGTATGACTTAGATATTATTTCCAACCGCCAATACAAATACCTAAATCAGCAAATAAGCATTAAAAAATGGAAGCAAAAAGAGCCCGCTTTTGGTGTCCCCATTGAGAAGCCAAGATCTATTGCCCAAATGGCGGAAATGCTTTTCGGAAACCCGGTCCAAATCAAGAGGTTTTCAAAAGACGTCAAGATACCTACTAAAGTTTTAAAAGACATATTAGAAAGTTATAACTTAAAGAGTCCCCCCAATGATCCCGTAATACCGCCAATAAAGCAGGGAATTCTGTTTAATTTTAAAAATCCCTAA
- a CDS encoding Kelch repeat-containing protein gives MKFKWLLPFLGCALLFISSPSTSFAQEGSWKVLAPTPTPRTEVGVVNLNEKIYVIGGFTPDGIAEKVEVYDPASGEWSEAAPLPRALHHVAVVAVNGKIYVIGGFATGMWSPVNTVYAYDPQSNAWTEKAPMPTERGALAAGVIDGKIHAVGGALKKFLRLKNTGAHEVYDPATDTWTEAADIPTPRDHLTVSVLGGKLYALGGRIDVDFGNNLDLNEAYDPATGQWQTLAPLPTKRSGITSQAVNGKIFVFGGEATEGTFDKNEAYDPATNTWQTYKPMPNPCHGLGSALVNGSIHLITGGPNPGGGGSQYHQVFTPF, from the coding sequence ATGAAATTCAAATGGCTTCTGCCTTTTCTGGGATGCGCTCTGCTTTTTATCTCGAGCCCTTCCACTTCGTTTGCGCAGGAGGGAAGCTGGAAAGTCCTCGCTCCCACCCCCACGCCGCGCACGGAAGTCGGCGTCGTCAACCTCAATGAAAAAATTTACGTGATCGGCGGCTTCACGCCGGACGGCATCGCCGAGAAGGTCGAGGTGTACGATCCCGCCAGCGGGGAATGGTCGGAAGCCGCGCCCCTGCCCCGCGCCCTGCATCATGTCGCGGTGGTGGCGGTAAACGGCAAGATCTATGTGATTGGCGGATTCGCCACGGGCATGTGGTCGCCGGTGAACACGGTGTACGCCTACGATCCGCAGTCGAATGCGTGGACGGAAAAAGCACCGATGCCCACGGAACGCGGCGCGCTGGCGGCAGGAGTGATCGACGGCAAGATCCATGCGGTGGGCGGTGCGCTTAAAAAATTCCTCCGCCTCAAAAACACCGGCGCGCACGAAGTGTACGATCCGGCCACCGACACATGGACGGAAGCGGCCGACATCCCGACGCCGCGCGACCATTTGACCGTCTCAGTGCTGGGCGGAAAACTCTACGCGCTGGGCGGACGCATCGACGTCGATTTCGGCAACAATCTCGATCTCAATGAAGCCTACGATCCGGCCACAGGCCAATGGCAGACGCTCGCGCCGCTCCCGACCAAGCGGAGCGGCATCACCTCGCAAGCCGTGAATGGAAAGATTTTCGTGTTCGGCGGGGAAGCGACCGAGGGCACCTTCGATAAAAACGAGGCCTACGATCCCGCCACCAACACCTGGCAGACCTACAAACCCATGCCCAACCCCTGCCACGGCCTCGGTTCGGCGCTGGTGAACGGCTCCATCCACCTCATCACCGGCGGACCCAACCCCGGCGGCGGCGGCAGTCAGTACCACCAGGTGTTTACTCCCTTTTAA
- the kdsA gene encoding 3-deoxy-8-phosphooctulonate synthase produces the protein MESSLKTQEVHIGPITVGNGHPLAVIAGPCVIESEKHAMETAGQLQEVFSKAGIPFIYKSSYDKANRSSFKSFRGPGLDEGLRILNKVKAELGLPVLSDVHKEEEVDPAAEVLDMLQIPAFLCRQTDLVVKTAKTGKPINVKKGQFLAPWDMKNVIDKVKETGNENIVLTERGFMFGYNNLVVDMRSLVLMRELGYPVCFDCTHSLQLPGGQGTSSGGQRDLVPHLTRGAVAVGCDMLFMEVHPDPDSAPSDGPNMLRLDTLPALLDQIKQLDALRLS, from the coding sequence ATGGAATCCAGTTTGAAAACGCAGGAAGTGCACATCGGCCCCATCACCGTCGGCAACGGTCATCCGCTGGCAGTCATCGCGGGACCGTGCGTCATCGAATCCGAAAAGCACGCCATGGAAACCGCCGGACAGTTGCAGGAGGTGTTCTCCAAGGCTGGCATTCCGTTCATTTATAAATCGTCGTACGACAAGGCGAACCGGTCGTCGTTCAAATCGTTCCGCGGACCGGGCCTCGACGAAGGTCTGCGTATCCTGAACAAAGTGAAGGCGGAACTCGGACTGCCGGTGCTCTCCGACGTGCACAAGGAGGAGGAGGTCGATCCCGCCGCCGAGGTGCTGGACATGTTGCAGATTCCGGCGTTCCTGTGCCGGCAGACGGACCTGGTGGTGAAGACGGCGAAAACCGGCAAGCCGATCAACGTGAAGAAAGGCCAGTTTCTCGCGCCGTGGGACATGAAAAACGTCATCGATAAAGTCAAGGAAACCGGCAACGAAAACATCGTGCTCACCGAGCGCGGCTTCATGTTCGGCTACAACAACCTCGTGGTCGATATGCGCTCTCTCGTGCTGATGCGCGAACTGGGGTATCCGGTGTGTTTCGACTGCACGCACAGCTTGCAGTTGCCCGGCGGTCAGGGCACGAGTTCCGGCGGCCAGCGCGACCTGGTGCCACACCTGACGCGCGGCGCCGTCGCTGTCGGGTGCGACATGCTGTTCATGGAAGTGCACCCGGATCCCGACAGCGCGCCGTCGGACGGACCCAACATGCTGAGGCTGGACACGCTTCCAGCGCTCCTCGACCAGATCAAGCAACTCGACGCCCTGCGGCTGTCCTGA
- a CDS encoding NfeD family protein, with the protein MYWKRWMAVFGCGLLLAAGGAFAGDTDNQKVPPSASTQDASHGRVVVINIAGAINPVSADYTSKHIQAANDEGAVLVVLQMDTPGGLDTSMRQIIKAIQASDVPVVTYVAPSGSRAASAGTFITIASHVAAMAPGTNIGAAHPVNMMGGGQDKDKQDKPSPMEEKVVNDASAYIRSLAEKRGRNAYWAEKAVRQSQSVSAEEAKKLGVIDLVAGSLDALLLAIDGREVKLDNGRTVTLDTKNKPIVHREMTPREQILDVISNPNVAYILMMIGMVGLYFELSNPGLILPGILGGISMILALYAMQTLPINYAGLLLILLGGILFVVELNVPTFGLLTAGGTVSLLLGSIMLIDSDDPAMQISQTVLIPTFVVSVLVTAGAVWLATRSAGLKAVSGHEGLIGEHGMAYSKLNPKGKVMVHGEIWQAVCDGTINKGEAVVVEALDGLTVRVKKSG; encoded by the coding sequence ATGTACTGGAAACGATGGATGGCGGTGTTCGGATGTGGCCTCCTGCTGGCGGCGGGCGGGGCGTTTGCCGGGGACACCGATAACCAGAAAGTGCCGCCTTCGGCCTCCACCCAGGACGCCTCCCACGGCCGGGTCGTGGTCATCAACATTGCAGGAGCCATCAACCCCGTTTCCGCCGATTACACCAGCAAGCACATCCAGGCCGCCAACGACGAGGGCGCGGTTCTTGTGGTCCTGCAGATGGACACGCCGGGCGGACTCGATACCTCCATGCGGCAGATCATCAAGGCCATTCAGGCGTCCGACGTGCCGGTGGTGACCTACGTCGCGCCCAGCGGATCGCGCGCCGCCTCGGCGGGCACGTTCATCACCATCGCCTCGCACGTCGCCGCCATGGCGCCGGGCACCAACATCGGCGCGGCGCATCCGGTCAACATGATGGGCGGCGGCCAGGACAAAGACAAGCAGGACAAGCCCTCGCCGATGGAAGAAAAGGTGGTCAACGACGCCTCGGCATATATCCGCTCGCTGGCGGAAAAACGCGGCCGCAACGCCTATTGGGCGGAGAAGGCCGTCCGGCAGAGCCAGTCCGTCTCCGCCGAGGAGGCGAAGAAGCTGGGCGTGATCGATCTCGTTGCGGGGAGCCTCGATGCCCTGCTCCTTGCCATCGACGGGCGCGAAGTGAAACTCGACAACGGGCGCACGGTGACGCTCGATACGAAAAACAAACCCATCGTGCATCGCGAGATGACACCGCGCGAGCAGATCCTCGACGTCATCTCCAATCCCAACGTCGCCTACATTCTGATGATGATCGGCATGGTGGGGCTGTACTTTGAGTTGTCGAACCCCGGCCTCATCCTGCCCGGCATCCTGGGCGGCATCAGCATGATCCTCGCCCTCTACGCCATGCAGACCCTGCCCATCAACTACGCGGGATTGCTTTTGATCCTGCTCGGTGGCATTTTGTTCGTCGTCGAACTCAACGTGCCGACGTTCGGCCTGTTGACCGCGGGCGGCACGGTGTCGCTGTTACTGGGATCGATCATGCTGATCGACAGCGACGACCCGGCAATGCAGATATCGCAGACGGTCCTGATCCCGACGTTCGTTGTCTCGGTTCTGGTGACAGCGGGTGCGGTGTGGCTGGCCACGCGCTCCGCCGGGCTGAAGGCGGTGAGCGGGCACGAAGGGCTCATTGGCGAGCACGGCATGGCGTATTCGAAGCTCAACCCCAAGGGCAAGGTCATGGTGCACGGCGAAATCTGGCAGGCGGTGTGCGACGGCACCATCAACAAGGGCGAGGCGGTGGTGGTGGAGGCGCTCGACGGCCTCACCGTGCGGGTCAAAAAATCCGGTTGA
- a CDS encoding alpha/beta hydrolase — MKGKRIFETAAVILGILVFYAVVLVSCENKVIYHPHVYPEGEWHAADGLAVEDVWFKASDGTKLHGWYFPATEARATLLFFHGNAGNLTHRVDNIQRLMPLGLNVFIFDYRGYGKSEGAPDEAGLLKDAQAAYDTLVKERKVPPDTVILFGRSLGGAFAADVAYHNPAAGLILEAAFTNARDMAGAMFPVLPIGWAIRSKLNAVDKVPDITIPKLIIHGTDDEVVPYRLGRKLYDAAAEPKAFYDLPGVGHNNTYRLGGQAYFDRIHRFVDEALADSKPKLSNKQAP, encoded by the coding sequence ATGAAAGGAAAGCGTATTTTCGAGACGGCGGCGGTAATCCTGGGCATCCTCGTGTTCTACGCGGTGGTGCTGGTCAGTTGCGAGAACAAGGTCATCTACCACCCCCATGTCTACCCGGAAGGCGAATGGCACGCGGCGGACGGCCTGGCCGTGGAGGACGTGTGGTTCAAGGCGTCCGACGGTACGAAACTGCATGGCTGGTACTTTCCCGCCACCGAAGCGCGCGCGACGTTGCTGTTCTTTCACGGCAACGCGGGCAACCTGACGCACCGCGTGGACAACATCCAGCGCCTCATGCCGCTCGGCCTCAACGTGTTCATCTTCGATTACCGCGGCTACGGCAAAAGCGAAGGCGCGCCGGACGAGGCGGGCCTGCTGAAAGACGCGCAGGCGGCGTACGACACGCTGGTGAAAGAACGCAAGGTGCCGCCGGATACGGTGATCCTGTTCGGCCGGTCGCTGGGCGGGGCGTTCGCCGCGGACGTCGCGTACCACAACCCGGCGGCGGGATTGATCCTGGAGGCGGCGTTCACCAACGCGCGCGACATGGCGGGCGCGATGTTCCCCGTCCTGCCCATCGGCTGGGCCATCCGTTCCAAATTGAACGCCGTCGACAAGGTGCCGGACATCACCATCCCCAAGCTCATCATCCACGGCACCGACGACGAAGTCGTGCCGTACCGGCTGGGACGCAAACTGTACGACGCGGCGGCGGAGCCGAAAGCGTTTTACGATCTGCCCGGCGTGGGGCACAACAACACCTACCGCCTGGGCGGGCAGGCGTACTTCGACCGCATCCACCGCTTTGTCGATGAAGCGCTGGCGGACAGCAAACCGAAACTCTCTAACAAGCAGGCTCCATGA
- a CDS encoding ankyrin repeat domain-containing protein yields the protein MKKTWMVWMAAAVWMLGGLAACGNEATSHLHEAAKIGAVGMMDKLIEQGEDINVKDAFHRTPLHWAVARGHLEAVRYLVDHGANANPRDREGFTPLHLATQLGEPAMARLLIEHGADLELKENSWQKTPLHFVAQFGTENLAKLFVEKGANVNVRDALELTPLHYASLSGQQGVVTLLVDHGADIHARGQDPFTRQPNTTPLQLAADPQMRLLLKSLGAKE from the coding sequence ATGAAAAAAACCTGGATGGTATGGATGGCGGCGGCGGTCTGGATGCTGGGCGGACTCGCCGCCTGCGGCAATGAAGCGACCAGCCACCTGCACGAGGCGGCGAAGATCGGCGCGGTCGGCATGATGGACAAGCTGATCGAGCAGGGCGAGGACATCAACGTCAAGGACGCATTCCACCGCACGCCCCTGCACTGGGCCGTGGCGCGGGGTCACCTTGAGGCGGTGCGGTATCTTGTCGATCACGGGGCCAATGCCAACCCGCGCGACCGCGAGGGTTTCACGCCGCTCCACCTGGCGACGCAGTTGGGCGAACCGGCGATGGCGCGCCTGCTCATCGAACACGGCGCGGATTTGGAATTGAAAGAAAACTCGTGGCAGAAAACGCCGCTTCATTTCGTGGCGCAGTTCGGTACCGAGAACCTGGCGAAGCTGTTCGTCGAGAAGGGCGCGAACGTGAACGTGCGCGACGCGCTGGAACTGACGCCCCTGCATTACGCGTCCTTGAGCGGACAGCAGGGCGTCGTCACCCTGCTGGTGGATCACGGAGCGGACATCCACGCGCGGGGACAGGACCCCTTCACCCGCCAGCCGAACACCACGCCCCTGCAACTGGCCGCCGACCCGCAGATGCGCCTCCTGCTCAAATCCCTCGGCGCGAAGGAGTGA
- the proB gene encoding glutamate 5-kinase, whose protein sequence is MRREILKAVKRVVIKIGSGVISDHESGRTALERGLSEKRIRSYARRIKHITDLGVEVILVSSGAIMAGRQRLNLVRSTLDIPEKQACAAIGQSFLMRTYEHFFDKQGLKVAQILLGHDDLEHRKRFLNAKHTIEALLERGVIPIVNENDSVTVDEIKIGDNDTLSANVACMAGAQLLVILSDVDGLFDGDPARARKNAADAPKLIPHVDRITADIEQLAGKSRNPLSVGGMYTKVLAAKKTMSFGIPTLVVNGLDGKILDRIFAGAAVGTLFWSGKNKIRDRKHWIAHTLKPAGTLTVDAGACKAIVERGKSLLPAGVVKVEGAFEFGASVRIVSDGSEIARGLVNYSSGALDRIKGMKTSAIRNLVGTDFYEEVVHRDDLVIL, encoded by the coding sequence CTGCGGCGGGAAATCCTGAAGGCGGTCAAGCGCGTGGTGATCAAGATCGGGAGCGGCGTGATCAGCGATCACGAGTCGGGCCGCACCGCGCTCGAGCGCGGCCTCAGCGAAAAGCGCATCCGCAGTTACGCCCGGCGCATCAAACACATCACCGACTTGGGCGTCGAGGTCATCCTCGTTTCCTCCGGCGCCATCATGGCCGGCCGCCAACGCCTCAACCTGGTGCGTTCCACCCTCGACATCCCGGAAAAACAGGCCTGCGCCGCCATCGGTCAGAGTTTTCTCATGCGCACCTACGAACACTTTTTCGACAAACAGGGTTTGAAGGTGGCGCAGATCCTGCTCGGCCACGACGACCTCGAGCACCGCAAACGCTTTTTGAACGCCAAGCACACCATCGAGGCCCTTCTGGAGCGCGGCGTCATCCCCATCGTCAACGAAAACGATTCGGTGACGGTCGATGAAATCAAGATCGGCGACAACGACACCTTGTCGGCGAACGTTGCCTGCATGGCGGGGGCGCAGTTGCTGGTCATTCTGTCGGACGTGGACGGCCTGTTCGACGGCGACCCCGCCCGCGCGCGCAAGAACGCGGCGGACGCGCCGAAGCTGATTCCGCACGTGGACCGCATCACGGCGGACATCGAACAGCTTGCGGGCAAAAGCCGGAACCCGCTTTCCGTCGGCGGCATGTACACCAAGGTGCTGGCGGCGAAAAAGACCATGAGTTTCGGCATTCCCACGCTGGTGGTGAACGGGCTGGATGGTAAAATACTGGACAGGATCTTCGCCGGGGCGGCGGTGGGCACGCTGTTCTGGTCGGGAAAAAACAAGATCCGCGACCGCAAGCACTGGATCGCCCACACGCTGAAACCGGCGGGCACGTTGACCGTCGATGCCGGCGCCTGTAAAGCCATCGTCGAGCGCGGCAAAAGCCTGCTTCCGGCGGGCGTGGTGAAGGTCGAGGGCGCGTTCGAGTTCGGCGCGTCGGTGCGCATCGTATCGGACGGAAGCGAGATCGCGCGCGGCCTCGTCAATTACAGTTCCGGCGCTCTCGACCGCATCAAGGGCATGAAAACGTCGGCGATCCGCAACCTCGTCGGTACCGACTTCTACGAAGAAGTCGTGCACCGCGACGACCTGGTGATACTTTAA